In the genome of Rhodamnia argentea isolate NSW1041297 chromosome 3, ASM2092103v1, whole genome shotgun sequence, one region contains:
- the LOC115750420 gene encoding ethylene-responsive transcription factor 4: protein MAMKEKVNSGAASGGGRSLAREAHYRGVRKRPWGRYAAEIRDPGKKSRVWLGTFDTAEEAARAYDAAAREFRGSKAKTNFPFPSEQHPVLLAAAANNRDKKGATNKACSRSPSQSSTVESSGHDPAAPMADSQPPDLNLAYPGAGGLPLPLQAAAPYQLFYFDAMARAEAMNNQLYQRLIFDRGAADGSRSDSDSCSAVVDVNQMPARVLYLDLNEPPPPESA from the coding sequence ATGGCGATGAAGGAGAAGGTGAATTCCGGCGCCGCCAGCGGCGGCGGCAGGAGCCTCGCCAGGGAGGCGCACTACAGGGGCGTCAGGAAGAGGCCGTGGGGGCGGTACGCGGCCGAGATCAGGGACCCCGGTAAGAAGAGCCGCGTCTGGCTCGGCACCTTCGACACGGCGGAGGAGGCCGCACGGGCCTACGACGCCGCCGCCAGGGAGTTCCGCGGCTCCAAGGCCAAGACGAACTTCCCCTTCCCCTCGGAGCAGCACCCGGTCCTCCTAGCGGCCGCTGCCAACAACCGCGACAAGAAGGGTGCTACCAACAAGGCCTGCAGCCGCAGCCCGAGCCAGAGCAGCACGGTCGAGTCGTCGGGCCACGACCCGGCGGCCCCGATGGCCGACTCCCAGCCGCCGGATCTCAACCTCGCCTACCCGGGCGCAGGCGGGCTCCCGCTCCCGCTCCAGGCCGCCGCGCCGTACCAGCTCTTCTACTTCGACGCGATGGCGAGGGCGGAGGCGATGAACAACCAGCTCTATCAGCGGCTGATCTTCGACCGGGGCGCGGCCGACGGATCTCGGAGCGACTCCGACTCGTGCTCCGCCGTCGTCGACGTCAACCAGATGCCTGCCCGGGTGCTGTATCTCGATCTCAACGAGCCGCCTCCGCCGGAGTCAGCCTGA
- the LOC115750405 gene encoding MACPF domain-containing protein NSL1, with protein sequence MPQMMDPQSAAEQAVSVIGFGYDLAFDVRLNYCKSGRSGSRLIELEAREVRDLVVPGGVVVNDVPTCIKCDKGERTRFRSDVLSFNKMSEHFNQELSLSGKIPSGIFNAMFDFKGCWQKDASAVKSLALDGWFMTLYSIELERSQMTLSKQVKKEVPNSWDPVALAGFIEKYGTHIVIGVKMGGKDVVHLKQLQNSHLEPTDIQNYLKQLADQRFSEDTTGTLLPDPAQLSAKLKGEDLIPGNLHQLYVRSPIVTPSKNKDVVSICVRKGGIDLGQSHNQWLSTISQSPNVISMCFVPVTSLLTGVRGNGFLGHAVNLYLRYKPPIEELHQFLEFQLPRQWAPVYADLPLGPRRRKHLSPSLQFTFMGPKLYVNTFQVDTGNRPVTGIRLYLEGKKSDHLAIHLQHLTNLPNTLEISDDHTYEPTRSPDERAFFEPVKWSIFSHVCTAPVQYNGSLIDDSASIVTKARFEVRVLGMKKVLFLRLGFSMVASAKIRRSEWDGPSSLSRKSGVVSSFISTRFSAGLNPIPPERPVKVDLNSAVYPGGPPLPLKMPRMTNFVDTKEMVRGPEDPPGYWVVTGAKLSIEGGRISVKAKYSLLTIMSEESVMLM encoded by the exons atGCCTCAGATGATGGACCCGCAGTCGGCCGCGGAGCAGGCGGTGTCGGTGATCGGGTTCGGGTACGACCTCGCGTTCGACGTCCGGTTGAATTACTGCAAATCGGGTCGTTCGGGGTCGAGATTGATCGAGCTCGAGGCGAGAGAGGTCAGAGACCTCGTGGTCCCTGGTGGGGTGGTCGTCAACGACGTGCCCACCTGCATCAAGTGCGATAAGGGCGAGCGCACAAGGTTTCGGTCCGACGTGCTCTCGTTTaataag ATGTCGGAGCATTTTAATCAGGAGCTTTCTTTATCTGGTAAAATACCTTCAGGCATATTCAATGCCATGTTCGACTTTAAGGGCTGCTGGCAGAAGGATGCGTCAGCTGTAAAAAGCCTTGCTTTGGATGGTTGGTTCATGACCCTCTATAGCATCGAGTTGGAGAGATCTCAGATGACACTTTCTAAGCAAGTCAAAAAAGAAGTGCCCAATTCGTGGGACCCCGTCGCCCTTGCCGG GTTTATTGAGAAATACGGTACTCATATTGTGATCGGGGTAAAGATGGGAGGTAAAGATGTAGTTCACCTGAAGCAGTTGCAGAACTCACATCTTGAGCCCACTGACATTCAGAACTACCTGAAGCAATTAGCTGATCAGAGATTTTCTGAAGATACTACTGGAACTTTGTTACCAGATCCTGCTCAATTATCAGCGAAATTGAAG GGTGAAGACCTCATACCTGGGAATTTACATCAATTATATGTTAGGTCGCCTATTGTTACTCCTTCAAAAAACAAA GACGTTGTGAGTATATGCGTCAGGAAGGGCGGAATTGATTTGGGTCAAAGTCATAACCAGTGGCTCTCGACAATATCTCAGTCTCCCAATGTTATATCAATGTGCTTCGTGCCTGTAACTTCGCTGCTGACTGGCGTACGAGGAAATGGATTTCTAGGCCACGCGGTCAATCTGTACCTCCGAT ACAAGccgcccatagaggagctccaTCAATTTCTAGAGTTCCAGTTGCCTCGGCAATGGGCCCCTGTATATGCTGATCTTCCCCTTGGACCGAGAAGGAGAAAGCACCTATCTCCATCACTTCAGTTCACTTTTATGGGTCCTAAACTCTATGTTAACACCTTTCAG GTGGACACTGGAAACCGACCAGTGACAGGTATTCGCCTGTACCTGGAGGGGAAGAAAAGCGACCATCTAGCCATCCATCTCCAACACCTGACGAATCTCCCCAACACCCTTGAGATCTCGGACGACCACACTTATGAGCCCACCCGTAGTCCAGATGAACGAGCCTTCTTTGAACCTGTCAAGTGGAGCATCTTCTCGCATGTGTGCACAGCTCCTGTGCAATACAATGGCTCGCTGATCGATGATTCGGCCTCTATCGTGACAAAGGCCAGGTTTGAAGTTAGGGTCTTAGGCATGAAGAAGGTTCTGTTCCTAAGGTTAGGATTCTCTATGGTGGCATCTGCAAAGATCCGGAGATCTGAATGGGATGGACCGTCGAGTCTATCTCGTAAATCTGGAGTAGTTTCGTCATTCATCAGCACGAGGTTCAGCGCGGGACTGAATCCAATCCCACCAGAGAGGCCAGTGAAGGTGGATTTGAACTCAGCGGTTTATCCTGGGGGCCCGCCATTGCCGTTGAAGATGCCGAGAATGACGAATTTTGTCGACACGAAAGAAATGGTGAGGGGCCCGGAAGACCCTCCTGGGTATTGGGTGGTGACCGGAGCCAAGCTGTCTATAGAAGGTGGGAGGATTTCGGTCAAGGCCAAGTATTCTTTGTTGACGATAATGTCAGAAGAGTCTGTGATGCTAATGTGA
- the LOC115750397 gene encoding pentatricopeptide repeat-containing protein At5g04780, mitochondrial-like: MTRWVLSQRLYLPFESTALSNRFPNFAKSLRAYTGFVQNPQNEGSVLLASSYYSRLLSQCCASKSLVQGKLAHTQLTKFGLSEDPKLRIHLITLYSKCGDFGYARKLVDESPEPDLVPWSALISGYAQNEHGLEAILAYREMHGMGVKGNEFTFPTVLKSCSIRVDLVMGKQVHGVVVVTGYDSDEFVANGLVVMYAKCGEFEDSRRVFCSIHVKNVVSWNGLISSYVQSDFFREAKEMFDEMILSGTKPSEFSLSSILNACAGLGDCSQGRKAHGYLIKLGYESDRFSENALVDMYAKAGDLEDAITAFEEISQPDIVSWNAIIAGCVLHEQNHQALELYIQMNRSGIFPNLFTLSSALKACAGMELNYLARQLHTIVMKLDTKADSFVRAGLVDMYSKCSLMEDARMAFDLMAQKGLIALNALISGYSQNGEDVQAVSIFAETYKNDMGFNQTTLSVILKSATGMQAIDFSMQVHALSLKLGFDNDSQVATSLIDAYSKCGNIGEAARAFEICAAGDLVSLTSMIAAYAQCGQGEEAVKLYLEGQRRGLKPDPFVCSSLLNACANLSAYEQGKQAHVHVLKFGFMSDVFAGNSLVNMYAKCGSIDDAICAFDVITDRGIVSWSAMIGGFAQHGHGKEALRLFDQMLEDGIAPNHITLLSVLCACNHAGLVDKAERYFKSMEELFAIRPTQEHYACMIDILGRAGKLEEAVNLIETMPFQANGHVWGAILGAARIHKNVELGKRAAEMLFVLEPENSGTHVLLSNIYASAGMWGNVAEVRRLMKHSRVKKEPGTSWVELKDKVYTFIVGDRSHPRTDEIYAKLDELSELMSRAGYVPTVEIDLHDVERSEKEKLLYHHSEKLAVAFALIASPPGAPIRVKKNLRICIDCHNAFKFICKIVSREIIIRDTNRFHHLRNGSCSCGDYW, translated from the coding sequence ATGACCAGATGGGTCCTCTCTCAACGACTTTACCTGCCATTTGAATCCACTGCTCTCTCGAACCGTTTCCCAAACTTCGCCAAATCGCTCCGTGCATACACCGGATTCGTCCAGAATCCACAAAACGAGGGCAGTGTCCTACTCGCCTCCTCATACTACTCCAGGCTGTTATCGCAATGTTGTGCGTCCAAATCTCTGGTTCAGGGCAAGTTGGCTCATACCCAGTTGACCAAATTCGGTTTGTCCGAGGACCCGAAGCTCCGTATCCATCTGATTACATTGTACTCGAAGTGTGGGGATTTCGGGTATGCCCGGAAGCTGGTCGACGAAAGTCCGGAACCAGATTTGGTTCCTTGGTCTGCTCTGATATCTGGGTACGCTCAAAATGAGCATGGACTGGAGGCCATTTTGGCCTATCGTGAAATGCATGGAATGGGTGTTAAGGGCAATGAGTTTACTTTCCCTACTGTTCTGAAATCATGCTCCATCAGAGTGGATCTGGTGATGGGGAAGCAGGTACATGGGGTTGTGGTGGTGACTGGTTATGACTCGGATGAGTTTGTTGCAAATGGCTTAGTCGTCATGTATGCAAAATGTGGAGAATTTGAGGATTCAAGAAGAGTTTTCTGCTCGATTCACGTGAAGAATGTGGTTTCGTGGAATGGCTTGATCTCCTCTTATGTGCAAAGTGACTTTTTCAGAGAGGCAAAGGAAATGTTCGACGAGATGATCTTAAGTGGGACAAAACCAAGCGAGTTTAGTCTGTCTAGCATATTAAATGCATGTGCAGGTTTGGGGGATTGTAGTCAAGGAAGGAAAGCTCATGGATATTTGATAAAGCTCGGATATGAATCAGACCGGTTCTCAGAAAATGCACTTGTTGATATGTATGCAAAAGCAGGGGATCTTGAAGATGCAATAACTGCCTTCGAGGAGATATCGCAACCTGATATTGTCTCTTGGAATGCTATAATTGCTGGATGCGTCCTCCATGAACAAAACCATCAGGCTTTGGAATTATATATACAGATGAATAGATCAGGAATATTTCCAAACTTGTTCACCTTGTCAAGTGCTCTTAAAGCTTGTGCTGGTATGGAGCTAAATTATTTGGCCAGACAGTTGCACACCATTGTTATGAAGCTTGACACAAAGGCAGATAGTTTTGTCAGGGCTGGACTCGTCGATATGTATTCTAAATGTAGTTTAATGGAAGATGCAAGAATGGCGTTCGATTTGATGGCACAGAAGGGCCTAATTGCATTGAATGCTCTAATTTCTGGATATTCACAAAACGGAGAGGATGTGCAAGCTGTGTCCATCTTTGCTGAGACATACAAAAATGATATGGGTTTTAACCAGACAACTTTATCGGTCATTCTTAAGTCAGCCACCGGCATGCAGGCTATTGATTTTTCTATGCAGGTTCATGCCCTTTCTTTAAAATTGGGTTTTGATAATGACAGTCAGGTAGCGACAAGCCTCATTGATGCATACAGTAAGTGCGGGAACATAGGAGAAGCAGCAAGAGCTTTCGAGATTTGTGCCGCTGGAGATTTAGTGTCTCTTACATCTATGATTGCTGCTTATGCACAATGTGGACAAGGCGAAGAAGCTGTAAAGCTATACCTGGAAGGTCAACGCAGAGGCCTCAAGCCAGATCCGTTTGTTTGCAGTTCTCTTTTAAATGCTTGTGCAAATTTATCGGCATATGAGCAGGGGAAACAGGCACATGTTCATGTCCTGAAGTTCGGGTTCATGTCAGACGTTTTTGCGGGGAACTCTCTGGTTAACATGTATGCAAAGTGCGGCAGCATAGATGATGCCATTTGTGCTTTTGATGTGATAACCGACAGAGGAATAGTTTCTTGGTCAGCAATGATTGGCGGATTCGCCCAGCATGGACATGGAAAAGAGGCCTTGCGATTGTTTGATCAAATGCTGGAAGACGGGATCGCACCTAATCATATAACTTTGCTCAGCGTCCTCTGTGCATGCAATCACGCAGGCCTGGTAGATAAGGCCGAACGCTATTTCAAATCCATGGAAGAGTTGTTCGCCATCAGACCTACACAAGAACATTATGCTTGCATGATTGATATCCTGGGCCGTGCAGGTAAATTAGAGGAAGCGGTGAATCTCATCGAAACAATGCCATTTCAAGCTAATGGCCATGTTTGGGGGGCCATTCTTGGTGCTGCGAGAATCCATAAGAATGTCGAGCTTGGGAAACGGGCAGCAGAGATGTTATTTGTTCTTGAGCCAGAGAACTCAGGGACCCATGTTCTTCTCTCGAATATATATGCATCCGCTGGAATGTGGGGAAACGTTGCCGAAGTGAGGCGACTCATGAAACACAGCAGAGTCAAGAAGGAACCAGGAACGAGCTGGGTCGAGTTGAAGGACAAGGTTTACACCTTTATAGTAGGAGATAGAAGCCATCCTAGGACCGACGAGATATATGCAAAGCTTGACGAGCTGAGTGAGCTTATGAGTAGAGCCGGGTATGTGCCTACAGTGGAGATAGATCTCCATGATGTAGAAAGAAGTGAGAAGGAGAAGCTTCTTTACCACCATAGCGAGAAACTTGCCGTGGCTTTTGCTTTGATTGCTTCTCCTCCTGGAGCTCCTATTAGGGTAAAGAAGAACCTCCGCATTTGCATCGACTGCCATAACGCGTTTAAGTTCATATGTAAAATAGTCTCGAGGGAGATTATCATAAGAGACACCAATAGATTCCACCATCTTAGGAACGGTTCTTGTTCATGTGGAGATTATTGGTGA
- the LOC115750398 gene encoding cytosolic sulfotransferase 12-like, translating to MQASQPPPLPPPSPHHLRYLREEGMPQAFQDFLSSLPSEEGWVTTSLRSYQGFWFTSWLLKAVLTCQNHFQAHPSDILLVTSPKSGTTWLKAILFALVNRAKYSDSSSQRRHPLLTQNPHDLVPSLEFKLYLEEENPNLAALAPLRLFATHMPYSFLPQSVRDSNCKLVYLCRNPKDTFVSLWHFANKLMPAVKGQITIQESLDKFCRGLSPYGPYWDHVLGYHKASLEMPEKVLFVMYEQMKVDPHVQVRRLADFLGCPFGEEELRDGTVEGILRMCSFDTMSALEVNKSGKLSTGEENNWFFRRGDVGDWANYMSAEMGERIDGVMEEKMEGLRRHCQWWGFVSIERCFNFKVVILVFIKSCLPSRWELMDFYLLLFF from the exons ATGCAAGCCTcccaacctcctcctcttcctcctccttctccacaCCATTTAAGGTACTTGCGAGAGGAAGGCATGCCGCAAGCGTTCCAGGActtcctctcctctcttccttCTGAAGAAGGCTGGGTCACCACCTCTCTCCGCTCGTACCAGGGCTTCTGGTTCACCTCCTGGCTCTTGAAGGCCGTCCTCACTTGCCAAAACCACTTCCAAGCTCACCCCTCCGACATCCTCCTCGTCACCAGCCCGAAATCCGGCACCACCTGGCTAAAGGCCATCCTCTTCGCTCTTGTGAACCGCGCCAAGTACTCCGACTCCAGCTCACAACGACGCCACCCTCTCCTGACCCAAAACCCTCACGACCTCGTGCCCTCCTTGGAGTTCAAACTCTATCTTGAGGAAGAAAATCCCAACCTCGCTGCTTTAGCGCCCCTGAGGCTATTCGCAACCCACATGCCTTATTCCTTTCTTCCACAGTCGGTGAGGGACTCCAACTGCAAGCTGGTTTACCTGTGCAGGAACCCCAAGGACACCTTCGTCTCGCTGTGGCACTTCGCCAACAAGCTGATGCCGGCAGTGAAGGGCCAGATTACAATCCAGGAGAGCCTCGACAAGTTCTGTCGAGGGCTGAGCCCTTACGGGCCTTACTGGGACCATGTGCTGGGTTACCACAAGGCGAGCTTGGAGATGCCGGAGAAGGTGCTGTTCGTGATGTACGAGCAGATGAAAGTGGACCCGCATGTTCAGGTGAGGAGGTTGGCTGATTTCTTGGGGTGTCCATTCGGCGAAGAAGAACTGAGAGACGGGACGGTGGAGGGAATACTGAGGATGTGTAGCTTCGACACCATGAGCGCATTGGAGGTGAACAAGAGCGGGAAGCTGTCGACTGGAGAAGAGAACAACTGGTTCTTCAGGAGAGGCGACGTCGGAGATTGGGCGAACTACATGAGCGCGGAGATGGGGGAGAGGATTGACGGCGTCATGGAAGAGAA GATGGAAGGTCTTCGGCGGCACTGTCAATGGTGGGGCTTTGTCTCCATAGAGAGATGCTTCAACTTCAAGGTTGTGATTCTAGTCTTCATTAAGAGCTGTCTTCCTTCTCGCTGGGAGCTTATGGATTTTTACCTTCTGTTATTCTTCTGA